In a single window of the Nocardioides massiliensis genome:
- a CDS encoding ABC transporter substrate-binding protein, with translation MRSIQFRRALATGAVLVLAAGLAACGGDDGDGGETNTAGGTSPGEGKAECEALTEFGDLSGKTVSVYTSIVAPEDQPHIDSYKLFEECTGAQVNYEGSKEFEAQLVVRARSGNPPDIAYIPQPGLLTSLVNDTGAVVEAPQSVADNVDEFFGEDWKAYGSVDGTFYAAPLGANVKSFVWYSPQMFNENGWEIPETWDDMMTLSEEIAGTGIKPWCVGIGSGEATGWPATDWLEDVLLRDGGAEVYDQWVDHEIPFDDPAVVEALDRVGSILKNPDMVNGGYGDVQSIVETTFQEGGLPILEGECALHRQASFYAANWGEAKPDVKIAEDGDVFAFYLPPTNDENGSPVLGGGEFAAAFSDRPEVQAFQTYLASDLWANEKAKATPDGGWVSANTGLDVANLVSPVDQLSAEILQDPEAVFRFDGSDLMPGAVGAGSFWREMVAWVGGKSSEDALADVESSWP, from the coding sequence ATGCGATCCATCCAGTTCAGGCGGGCGCTCGCGACGGGCGCCGTCCTCGTGCTCGCAGCCGGTCTCGCGGCGTGCGGCGGCGACGACGGCGACGGCGGCGAGACCAACACCGCCGGTGGCACCTCGCCCGGCGAGGGCAAGGCCGAGTGCGAGGCGCTGACCGAGTTCGGCGACCTCTCCGGCAAGACCGTCTCGGTCTACACCTCCATCGTTGCCCCGGAGGACCAGCCCCACATCGACTCCTACAAGCTCTTCGAGGAGTGCACCGGGGCCCAGGTCAACTACGAGGGCTCGAAGGAGTTCGAGGCACAGCTCGTCGTGCGGGCGCGCAGCGGCAACCCGCCGGACATCGCCTACATCCCGCAGCCCGGTCTGCTGACCAGCCTGGTCAACGACACCGGTGCCGTGGTCGAGGCGCCCCAGAGCGTCGCCGACAACGTCGACGAGTTCTTCGGTGAGGACTGGAAGGCCTACGGCAGCGTCGACGGCACCTTCTATGCCGCCCCGCTGGGCGCCAACGTGAAGTCGTTCGTCTGGTACTCCCCGCAGATGTTCAACGAGAACGGCTGGGAGATCCCGGAGACCTGGGACGACATGATGACGCTGTCCGAGGAGATCGCCGGCACCGGCATCAAGCCGTGGTGCGTCGGCATCGGCTCGGGCGAGGCCACCGGCTGGCCGGCCACCGACTGGCTCGAGGACGTGCTGCTGCGCGACGGCGGCGCCGAGGTCTACGACCAGTGGGTCGACCACGAGATCCCGTTCGACGACCCGGCGGTGGTCGAGGCGCTCGACCGTGTCGGCAGCATCCTCAAGAACCCCGACATGGTCAACGGCGGGTACGGCGACGTGCAGTCGATCGTGGAGACCACCTTCCAGGAGGGCGGTCTGCCGATCCTCGAGGGTGAGTGCGCCCTTCACCGCCAGGCCAGCTTCTACGCCGCCAACTGGGGCGAGGCCAAGCCGGACGTGAAGATCGCCGAGGACGGCGACGTGTTCGCGTTCTACCTCCCGCCGACCAACGACGAGAACGGCTCGCCGGTCCTGGGCGGTGGCGAGTTCGCGGCCGCGTTCTCCGACCGTCCTGAGGTCCAGGCCTTCCAGACCTACCTGGCCAGCGACCTGTGGGCCAACGAGAAGGCCAAGGCGACTCCCGACGGCGGCTGGGTGAGCGCCAACACCGGTCTCGACGTGGCCAACCTGGTCAGCCCGGTCGACCAGCTCTCCGCGGAGATCCTGCAGGACCCCGAGGCGGTCTTCCGTTTCGACGGTTCCGACCTGATGCCCGGAGCTGTCGGTGCCGGTTCGTTCTGGCGCGAGATGGTCGCCTGGGTCGGCGGCAAGAGCTCCGAGGACGCCCTCGCGGACGTCGAGTCCTCCTGGCCGTGA
- a CDS encoding carbohydrate ABC transporter permease, producing MSTGEKFVQLLIVIGLFVAVMAVVLVLTSRVRSRIGEVLQTAAFLLPAVALLALGLLYPAIRTIIESFRDRASREWVGLENYRTIFTDDALLQVLRNTAVWVLVTPVLATVIGLVYAVLVDRARFERFAKALMFMPMAISLVGASLIWKFVYAYRETGAAQIGVGNQILKGLGFDTYRFISTEPWNTLFLIVVMIWVQAGFAMTILSAAIKAVPDDIVEAARLDGVSGWRMFRYITVPSIRPSLIVVLTTITIATLKVFDIVRTMTGGNFGTSVLAYEFYSQGFRAFNNGLGAALAVLLFVLVIPIVAYNVRQMRKVEAR from the coding sequence GTGTCCACCGGTGAGAAGTTCGTCCAGCTCCTGATCGTCATCGGCCTGTTCGTGGCCGTGATGGCAGTGGTGCTGGTCCTGACCTCTCGGGTCCGCTCGCGGATCGGCGAGGTGCTGCAGACGGCCGCGTTCCTGCTGCCCGCGGTCGCCCTCCTGGCCCTGGGGCTGCTCTACCCCGCCATCCGCACGATCATCGAGTCCTTCCGCGACCGCGCCTCGCGCGAGTGGGTCGGGCTGGAGAACTACCGGACGATCTTCACCGACGACGCGTTGCTGCAGGTCCTGCGCAACACGGCCGTGTGGGTTCTCGTCACCCCGGTGCTCGCCACCGTGATCGGCCTGGTCTACGCCGTGCTGGTCGACCGGGCACGCTTCGAGAGGTTCGCCAAGGCGCTGATGTTCATGCCGATGGCGATCTCGCTGGTGGGTGCCTCGCTGATCTGGAAGTTCGTCTACGCCTACCGCGAGACCGGCGCCGCCCAGATCGGCGTGGGCAACCAGATCCTCAAGGGCCTGGGCTTCGACACCTACCGCTTCATCAGCACCGAGCCGTGGAACACGCTGTTCTTGATCGTGGTGATGATCTGGGTCCAGGCCGGCTTCGCGATGACGATCCTGTCGGCGGCCATCAAGGCCGTGCCGGACGACATCGTCGAGGCCGCGCGCCTCGACGGCGTCAGCGGGTGGCGGATGTTCCGCTACATCACCGTGCCCAGCATCCGCCCGTCGCTGATCGTCGTGCTGACGACGATCACGATCGCCACGCTGAAGGTGTTCGACATCGTCCGCACCATGACCGGCGGCAACTTCGGCACGAGCGTGCTGGCCTATGAGTTCTACTCCCAGGGCTTCCGCGCGTTCAACAACGGACTCGGTGCGGCGCTCGCCGTGCTGCTGTTCGTCCTGGTCATCCCGATCGTCGCGTACAACGTCCGCCAGATGCGGAAGGTGGAGGCCCGATGA
- a CDS encoding NAD-dependent succinate-semialdehyde dehydrogenase yields MLVGGAWRETVETFVVSDPATGETLAQVADGTPDDAVAALDAAAAAQDDWAATDPRERAEILRRAFDLLQERSESVATVMTAEMGKPYAEAQAEVSYGGEFLRWFSEEAVRIAGRWSTAPTGGTRLLTMKQPVGPTYAITPWNFPLAMGTRKIAPALAAGCTIVLKPAGATPLTSLLLGQILLDAGLPPGVLGIITSSSSSAVTAPLLADPRLRKLTFTGSTEVGRALLEQSAAQVLRTSMELGGNAPFVVCADADLEAAVDGAMTAKMRNVGEACTAANRFLVHADLAEDFSRALAERMSALVPGHGLDEHTTLGPLIDDDAVAKAHELIEDATRAGARIAAGGRALDGDGSFLGATVLTDVPASARILTEEVFAPVAPITTFTDDDAAIAAANDTEYGLVSYVFTTNLSRAIRYAERLDAGMVGVNQGVVSNPAAPFGGVKQSGLGREGGLEGIEEYLETKYVGLKL; encoded by the coding sequence TTGCTCGTCGGCGGCGCGTGGCGCGAGACCGTCGAGACCTTCGTGGTGAGCGACCCGGCGACCGGGGAGACGCTCGCGCAGGTCGCCGACGGCACTCCCGACGACGCCGTCGCCGCCCTCGACGCCGCCGCGGCCGCCCAGGACGACTGGGCCGCCACCGACCCGCGCGAACGCGCCGAGATCCTGCGCCGCGCCTTCGACCTGCTCCAGGAGCGCAGCGAGAGCGTCGCCACGGTCATGACCGCGGAGATGGGCAAGCCGTACGCCGAGGCGCAGGCCGAGGTCAGCTACGGCGGCGAGTTCCTGCGCTGGTTCTCCGAGGAGGCCGTGCGTATCGCCGGCCGCTGGTCCACCGCGCCCACGGGTGGCACCCGACTGCTGACGATGAAGCAGCCGGTGGGACCGACCTACGCCATCACGCCGTGGAACTTCCCGCTCGCCATGGGTACCCGCAAGATCGCGCCCGCGCTGGCCGCCGGCTGCACGATCGTGCTCAAGCCCGCCGGGGCGACGCCGCTGACGTCCCTGCTGCTCGGGCAGATCCTCCTCGACGCCGGGCTCCCCCCCGGTGTCCTCGGCATCATCACCAGCTCGAGCAGCTCGGCGGTCACGGCTCCGCTGCTGGCGGACCCGCGGCTGCGCAAGCTCACCTTCACCGGCTCCACCGAGGTCGGCCGCGCCCTGCTCGAGCAGTCGGCAGCGCAGGTCCTGCGGACGTCGATGGAGCTCGGCGGCAACGCGCCGTTCGTCGTGTGTGCCGACGCCGACCTGGAGGCGGCCGTCGACGGCGCCATGACGGCGAAGATGCGCAACGTCGGTGAGGCCTGCACCGCCGCCAACCGCTTCCTCGTCCATGCCGACCTCGCCGAGGACTTCTCCCGCGCCCTCGCGGAGCGCATGAGCGCCCTGGTGCCCGGCCACGGGCTCGACGAGCACACCACGCTCGGCCCGCTCATCGACGACGACGCGGTGGCGAAGGCCCACGAGCTCATCGAGGACGCCACCCGTGCCGGCGCCCGGATCGCCGCCGGCGGCAGGGCGCTCGACGGCGACGGGTCGTTCCTCGGCGCCACCGTCCTCACCGACGTGCCGGCCTCCGCGCGGATCCTGACGGAGGAGGTCTTCGCGCCGGTCGCGCCGATCACCACCTTCACCGACGACGACGCAGCGATCGCGGCGGCCAACGACACCGAGTACGGCCTCGTCTCCTACGTCTTCACCACGAACCTGTCCCGGGCGATCCGCTATGCCGAGCGCCTCGACGCCGGGATGGTCGGCGTCAACCAGGGCGTGGTCTCCAACCCCGCCGCGCCCTTCGGTGGCGTCAAGCAGTCGGGGCTGGGGCGCGAGGGCGGCCTGGAGGGCATCGAGGAGTACCTCGAGACGAAGTACGTCGGTCTCAAGCTCTGA
- a CDS encoding LysM peptidoglycan-binding domain-containing protein: MSTLTLSPSFTPVRRPAPIRLTRRGRLVVLAVCLLAALTVSIVVGGQSVATRDAGTPVPTRTVVVGAGDTLWEIASDVAAPGEVRAMVHRIEKLNALEGAGLQVGQELAIPLG; the protein is encoded by the coding sequence ATGAGCACCTTGACCCTCAGCCCCAGCTTCACCCCCGTCCGCCGTCCGGCGCCGATCCGCCTGACCCGCCGCGGTCGGCTCGTCGTCCTGGCGGTCTGCCTGTTGGCGGCGCTGACGGTCTCGATCGTGGTCGGGGGCCAGTCGGTCGCCACCCGCGACGCAGGCACCCCGGTGCCCACCCGCACCGTGGTCGTCGGCGCCGGCGACACGCTGTGGGAGATCGCCTCCGACGTCGCCGCCCCCGGCGAGGTCCGCGCGATGGTCCACCGCATCGAGAAGCTCAACGCGCTCGAGGGTGCCGGCCTGCAGGTCGGCCAGGAGCTGGCCATCCCGCTCGGCTGA
- the lexA gene encoding transcriptional repressor LexA: MAAPKRPRASVSELPDGPPDATGLTPRQQRVLTVIVESVEQRGYPPSMREIGEAVGLASSSSVAHQLRTLEEKGFIKRDPNRPRALEVLLPDAMAGRRSVGPASEASVDETGIGDHRPSAAYVPVVGRIAAGGPILAEERVEDVFPLPKTLVGDGTLFLLEVSGDSMIDAAICSGDYVVIRQQPTAENGEIVAAMIDGEATVKTFRRVDGQVWLLPHNDAFEPIDGTHATILGKVTAVLRRV, encoded by the coding sequence ATGGCAGCCCCGAAGCGTCCCCGCGCCAGCGTCAGCGAGCTCCCCGACGGACCCCCCGACGCCACGGGCCTGACGCCGCGCCAGCAGCGCGTGCTGACGGTCATCGTGGAGTCGGTCGAGCAGCGCGGCTACCCGCCGAGCATGCGCGAGATCGGCGAGGCCGTCGGGCTGGCGAGCTCGTCCTCCGTGGCCCACCAGCTGCGCACGCTGGAGGAGAAGGGCTTCATCAAGCGCGACCCCAACCGTCCGCGCGCCCTCGAGGTGCTGCTACCCGATGCCATGGCCGGGCGCCGCTCGGTCGGGCCGGCGAGCGAGGCATCGGTCGACGAGACCGGCATCGGGGACCACCGCCCCAGCGCCGCCTACGTCCCCGTGGTGGGACGTATCGCCGCCGGCGGGCCGATCCTCGCCGAGGAGCGCGTCGAAGACGTCTTCCCGCTGCCCAAGACGCTCGTCGGTGACGGCACGCTGTTCCTGCTCGAGGTCAGCGGCGACTCGATGATCGACGCCGCGATCTGCAGCGGTGACTACGTCGTCATCCGCCAGCAGCCGACCGCCGAGAACGGCGAGATCGTGGCGGCGATGATCGACGGCGAGGCGACGGTGAAGACCTTCCGCCGCGTCGACGGTCAGGTCTGGTTGCTGCCCCACAACGACGCCTTCGAGCCGATCGACGGCACCCACGCCACGATCCTCGGCAAGGTCACCGCGGTCCTGCGCCGGGTCTAG
- a CDS encoding carbohydrate ABC transporter permease — MSAASPVVPADAEGLAPAPPPERSVTAEAKRRLTSPWASLAALVIAVLWTVPTAGLLITSFRPVGDINSSGWWSFFTDPNVTLDNYRAVFTGDDVGLSTYLVNSIVITLPAVIIPIALATMAAYAFAWMRFPGRNVLFVAVFALQIVPIQVTMIPLLSLYVNPPFGLPQLAGADAPGGGFYTIWLSHAMFALPLAIFLLHNFMREIPGELVESARVDGAGHAQIFTRIMLPLMVPAIAAFGIFQFLWVWNDLLVALVFGGGSLNISPMTVRLAELSGTRDQAWHLLSAGAFVSLIIPLIVFLALQRYFVRGLLAGSVKG, encoded by the coding sequence ATGAGCGCCGCGTCCCCCGTCGTGCCCGCCGACGCCGAAGGGCTGGCGCCGGCGCCCCCGCCGGAGCGGTCCGTCACGGCCGAGGCCAAGCGCCGCCTGACCTCCCCGTGGGCCTCGCTCGCGGCGCTGGTGATCGCGGTCCTGTGGACCGTCCCGACGGCCGGGCTCCTGATCACCTCGTTCCGCCCGGTCGGCGACATCAACTCCAGCGGGTGGTGGAGCTTCTTCACCGACCCCAACGTCACGCTCGACAACTACCGCGCGGTGTTCACCGGCGACGACGTCGGGCTGAGCACCTACCTCGTCAACTCCATCGTCATCACGCTGCCGGCGGTGATCATCCCGATCGCGCTCGCGACCATGGCGGCGTACGCCTTCGCGTGGATGAGGTTCCCGGGTCGCAACGTGCTCTTCGTCGCGGTCTTCGCCCTGCAGATCGTGCCGATCCAGGTCACGATGATCCCGCTGCTGAGCCTCTACGTGAACCCGCCGTTCGGGCTGCCGCAGCTGGCCGGGGCCGACGCTCCCGGCGGCGGCTTCTACACGATCTGGCTCTCGCACGCGATGTTCGCACTGCCGCTGGCGATCTTCCTGCTGCACAACTTCATGCGCGAGATCCCCGGGGAGCTGGTGGAGTCGGCGCGCGTCGACGGCGCCGGCCACGCCCAGATCTTCACGCGCATCATGCTGCCGCTGATGGTCCCCGCGATCGCGGCGTTCGGCATCTTCCAGTTCCTGTGGGTCTGGAACGACCTGCTCGTCGCCCTCGTCTTCGGTGGCGGCAGCCTCAACATCTCGCCGATGACCGTGCGGCTCGCCGAGCTGTCCGGCACCCGCGACCAGGCCTGGCACCTGCTGTCGGCCGGCGCGTTCGTGTCGCTGATCATCCCGCTGATCGTGTTCCTCGCACTCCAGCGCTACTTCGTCCGCGGACTCCTCGCAGGAAGCGTCAAGGGCTGA
- a CDS encoding lysoplasmalogenase family protein, with product MPEPAVPPAPVPARTRWRRPALRAAYVALAATDTALAASTDPRAHRLRRYTKPALLPLLVAGNPAGDQRLLVTAQLASTAGDVALLRSGDGALRAGMTAFAVAQGSYLTRFVLTRRTRTAPAATATRTVATPGLPRLRAAFGVLAGTNAVVAGVAARRRDPALQAPTTAYGLLLSAMALGAFSARGTRAARILVSAGAASFVFSDSVLAVREHVWPEAPAVLEGAVMASYTSAQLLLAEGISALPR from the coding sequence ATGCCCGAGCCCGCCGTCCCGCCCGCACCCGTCCCTGCACGCACCCGCTGGCGCCGACCCGCCCTGCGGGCGGCGTACGTCGCCCTCGCCGCGACCGACACCGCGTTGGCCGCCTCGACGGACCCCCGCGCCCACCGGCTGCGCCGCTACACCAAGCCGGCGCTCCTGCCGCTGCTGGTGGCCGGCAACCCGGCCGGCGACCAGCGGCTGTTGGTGACCGCCCAGCTCGCCTCGACCGCCGGCGACGTCGCGCTGCTGCGCTCCGGCGACGGGGCCCTGCGCGCCGGCATGACGGCCTTCGCCGTCGCGCAGGGGTCCTACCTCACGCGGTTCGTGCTGACCCGACGGACGCGCACGGCACCCGCGGCCACCGCCACCCGCACCGTAGCTACGCCCGGCCTCCCCCGGCTGCGGGCGGCATTCGGGGTCCTGGCCGGCACCAACGCCGTCGTCGCCGGCGTCGCCGCACGCCGCCGCGACCCGGCGCTACAGGCGCCCACGACGGCGTACGGCCTGCTGCTCAGCGCGATGGCACTCGGCGCGTTCAGCGCCCGCGGCACGCGCGCGGCGCGGATCCTGGTGTCGGCGGGGGCTGCGTCGTTCGTGTTCTCCGACAGCGTGCTCGCCGTGCGCGAGCACGTCTGGCCCGAGGCGCCGGCCGTGCTCGAGGGCGCGGTCATGGCCAGCTACACCAGCGCGCAGCTGCTCCTGGCCGAGGGGATCAGCGCGCTGCCCCGGTGA
- a CDS encoding putative quinol monooxygenase — MPTPASLPYAFVAKIVAADGQHEALADLLAGAVALANEEVGTIVWFAARTDADTFWIFDAFPDEAARDAHANGAIVAALMANQHLLGAAPEILAADVLASKLP, encoded by the coding sequence ATGCCCACACCCGCATCACTTCCGTATGCCTTCGTCGCCAAGATCGTCGCGGCCGATGGACAGCACGAGGCGCTCGCCGATCTGCTCGCCGGCGCTGTCGCACTCGCCAACGAAGAAGTAGGAACGATTGTCTGGTTCGCGGCGAGGACCGACGCCGACACCTTCTGGATCTTCGATGCATTCCCCGACGAGGCCGCTCGCGACGCCCACGCCAACGGCGCCATCGTCGCAGCCCTGATGGCCAACCAGCACCTCCTCGGCGCAGCACCCGAGATCCTGGCGGCCGACGTGCTCGCGTCCAAGCTCCCGTAG
- a CDS encoding metallophosphoesterase, which yields MRVRRFVVSDVHGHLADLRSALRRRGLLDSADRWCDPDAELWVLGDLLDRGPDGVGVIDLLRGLQEQAPDRVHVLLGNHEVLAIGAARWPTGRFGRSWSINGGRVDDQAALDEERLAWLAGLPAMGRAGDFLLVHSDTTAYADWGASAPEVNARVRAELAADDEERTWAVWSKLCGRLRFTRADGAAQARAFLQTFGGRCLVHGHTIVGSLLHERSSAISGPLLYAEDQVLAIDGGRYDDGPLLVVPLD from the coding sequence GTGCGGGTACGGCGGTTCGTGGTCAGCGACGTACACGGACATCTCGCCGACCTCCGCTCGGCGCTGCGTCGCCGCGGTCTCCTCGACAGCGCGGATCGCTGGTGTGACCCGGACGCCGAGCTGTGGGTGCTCGGTGACCTGCTGGACCGCGGCCCCGACGGCGTCGGCGTGATCGACCTGCTGCGCGGGCTGCAGGAGCAGGCGCCCGACCGGGTCCACGTCCTCCTCGGCAACCACGAGGTGCTGGCCATCGGCGCCGCGCGCTGGCCCACGGGCCGGTTCGGTCGGTCGTGGAGCATCAACGGCGGCCGCGTCGACGACCAGGCAGCCCTCGACGAGGAGCGTCTCGCCTGGCTCGCCGGACTGCCGGCGATGGGGCGCGCCGGCGACTTCCTGCTCGTGCACTCCGACACCACGGCGTACGCCGACTGGGGCGCGAGCGCGCCCGAGGTCAACGCGCGCGTGCGGGCGGAACTGGCGGCGGACGACGAGGAGCGGACCTGGGCGGTGTGGTCGAAGCTGTGCGGCCGGCTGCGGTTCACGCGCGCCGACGGTGCCGCACAGGCCCGGGCGTTCTTGCAGACCTTCGGCGGCCGGTGCCTCGTGCACGGCCACACCATCGTCGGCTCGCTGCTGCACGAGCGCTCGTCGGCGATCTCCGGACCACTGCTCTATGCCGAGGACCAGGTGCTGGCCATCGACGGCGGGCGCTACGACGACGGGCCGCTCCTCGTCGTGCCGCTCGACTGA
- a CDS encoding GH1 family beta-glucosidase, whose translation MPNSRPAGLPAPGHFTYGVATASYQVEGAIGADGRTPSIWDTFTQRPGAIRDGSDGSVACDSYHRLDEDLALVADLGVDHYRFSLAWPRILPGGTRAAGVEERGLDYYDRLVDGLLERGVAPMPTLYHWDLPQVLEDAGGWLARDTGRHLAELAEVVHARLGDRVGMWATLNEPYCSAYLGYAAGIHAPGRRLGTGAHAAAHHLLLGHAWAAQALRDAGADDVGIVLNLAPIWSERPEADAVADGVDAIRNRVWLGPLTDGAYDDGLLAIAPELTDPALVQDGDLAAIAGSAEWIGINYYNPERPDLAREGDPTDGVPVYPGVERLVLRPRGPLTDIGWEVDAQGMTQVLVDTHERTGLPVLVCENGAAYHDTLAEGRVDDAARVDYLRDHVAAVEKARAAGADVRGYVAWTLLDNFEWAEGYTQTFGIVHVDRSTRARTRKASFHWYAEYLRQRRDARSSEES comes from the coding sequence GTGCCGAACTCCCGACCAGCCGGGCTGCCCGCGCCCGGCCACTTCACCTATGGCGTCGCCACGGCGTCCTACCAGGTGGAGGGCGCCATCGGTGCCGACGGCCGCACCCCGTCCATCTGGGACACCTTCACCCAGCGACCCGGGGCGATCCGCGACGGCTCCGACGGCTCGGTCGCCTGCGACTCCTACCACCGCCTCGACGAGGACCTCGCGCTCGTCGCCGACCTCGGTGTCGACCACTACCGGTTCTCGCTGGCCTGGCCCCGGATCCTGCCCGGCGGCACCCGCGCCGCCGGCGTCGAGGAGCGCGGTCTGGACTACTACGACCGCCTGGTCGACGGCCTGCTCGAGCGGGGCGTCGCGCCGATGCCGACGCTCTACCACTGGGACCTGCCGCAGGTCCTCGAGGACGCCGGTGGCTGGCTGGCCCGGGACACAGGTCGCCACCTCGCCGAGCTCGCCGAGGTCGTCCACGCCCGGCTCGGTGACCGGGTCGGCATGTGGGCCACCCTCAACGAGCCCTACTGCTCGGCCTACCTCGGCTACGCCGCTGGGATCCACGCGCCGGGTCGCCGTCTCGGCACCGGCGCGCACGCCGCGGCCCACCACCTGCTGCTCGGGCACGCCTGGGCCGCGCAGGCGCTGCGCGACGCCGGTGCCGACGACGTCGGCATCGTGCTGAACCTCGCCCCCATCTGGTCGGAGCGGCCCGAGGCCGACGCCGTGGCCGACGGGGTCGACGCGATCCGCAACCGGGTGTGGCTGGGCCCGCTCACCGACGGTGCGTACGACGACGGGCTGCTCGCGATCGCTCCCGAGCTCACCGACCCCGCACTCGTGCAGGACGGGGACCTGGCCGCGATCGCCGGCAGCGCGGAGTGGATCGGCATCAACTACTACAACCCCGAGCGTCCCGACCTCGCTCGCGAAGGCGACCCGACCGACGGCGTACCCGTCTATCCCGGCGTCGAGCGGCTCGTCCTGCGTCCGCGGGGGCCGCTGACCGACATCGGCTGGGAGGTCGACGCCCAGGGCATGACCCAGGTGCTCGTCGACACCCACGAGCGCACGGGCCTGCCGGTGCTGGTGTGCGAGAACGGCGCTGCCTACCACGACACGCTCGCCGAGGGTCGCGTCGACGACGCCGCTCGGGTCGACTACCTGCGTGACCACGTGGCCGCGGTGGAGAAAGCGCGCGCTGCCGGTGCCGACGTCCGTGGCTATGTCGCCTGGACCCTGCTCGACAACTTCGAGTGGGCCGAGGGCTACACCCAGACCTTCGGCATCGTGCACGTCGACCGGTCCACGCGTGCCCGCACCCGCAAGGCCTCCTTCCACTGGTACGCCGAGTACCTGCGCCAGCGGCGTGACGCGAGGAGCTCCGAGGAGTCGTGA
- a CDS encoding LacI family DNA-binding transcriptional regulator, which produces MTGIRDVAREVGMSTASVSRALRGLPGVSPATRHRVLEAARRLGYVASPQAAGLASGTTRTIGVVVPFVTRWYFSWIVQGAQDRLRGEGYDLLLYNLGGKESARERLLATRYLAKRVDALLVLALTPTPEEQENLRSWDLPVGLVGAEAPGFCCVDIDDVGVSAQAVDHLVELGHERIAYVGGGLEDTLDHRAPRLRAEGWRAAMARHGLPLVPGYDEVGDFTMAGGERAGERLMELADPPTAIYAASDEMAIGVLRALRRAGRRTPQDVSVMGVDDHEMASFLDLTTVAQPVYEQGEAITAMLLAALRGELAAESPAGSPAGSPTNQGSATRRTFPTTLVVRSSTAPPGGTG; this is translated from the coding sequence GTGACCGGGATCCGCGACGTCGCGCGCGAGGTCGGCATGTCCACCGCGAGCGTCTCGCGTGCCCTGCGTGGCCTGCCGGGGGTGTCGCCGGCGACCCGGCACCGGGTCCTCGAGGCCGCGCGTCGGCTGGGCTACGTCGCCTCCCCTCAGGCGGCCGGGCTCGCCAGCGGCACGACCCGCACGATCGGCGTCGTGGTGCCGTTCGTGACGCGGTGGTACTTCTCCTGGATCGTCCAGGGCGCCCAGGACCGCCTGCGCGGCGAGGGCTACGACCTGCTGCTCTACAACCTCGGCGGCAAGGAGAGCGCGCGCGAGCGGCTGCTCGCCACGCGCTACCTCGCCAAGCGGGTGGACGCCCTGCTCGTCCTGGCGCTCACCCCGACGCCGGAGGAGCAGGAGAACCTCCGCTCCTGGGACCTGCCCGTCGGACTGGTGGGGGCGGAGGCCCCCGGCTTCTGCTGCGTCGACATCGACGACGTCGGGGTCTCGGCCCAGGCGGTCGACCACCTCGTCGAGCTGGGGCATGAACGCATCGCCTACGTCGGCGGCGGCCTCGAGGACACCCTCGACCACCGCGCTCCGCGGCTGCGGGCCGAGGGCTGGCGAGCAGCGATGGCTCGCCACGGACTGCCGCTGGTGCCGGGCTACGACGAGGTCGGCGACTTCACGATGGCGGGCGGCGAGCGGGCGGGGGAGCGGCTGATGGAGCTCGCCGACCCACCGACGGCGATCTATGCAGCCTCCGACGAGATGGCGATCGGTGTCCTGCGGGCGCTGCGGCGCGCGGGGCGGCGTACGCCCCAGGACGTGTCGGTGATGGGCGTCGACGACCACGAGATGGCGTCGTTCCTCGACCTCACCACGGTCGCGCAACCGGTCTACGAGCAGGGCGAGGCGATCACCGCGATGCTGCTGGCCGCGCTGCGGGGCGAGCTCGCAGCAGAGAGCCCGGCGGGCAGCCCGGCGGGGAGTCCGACGAACCAGGGCAGCGCGACCCGTCGGACGTTCCCCACGACCCTGGTGGTGCGCAGCAGCACCGCACCACCGGGCGGGACCGGCTAG